Proteins from a single region of Strix uralensis isolate ZFMK-TIS-50842 chromosome 31, bStrUra1, whole genome shotgun sequence:
- the LOC141936053 gene encoding olfactory receptor 14A16-like gives MSNSSSITEFLLLAFADTRELQLLHFWLFLGIYLAALLGNGLIITAIACDHHLHTPMYFFLLNLSLLDLGSISTTLPKAMDDSLWDNRNISYLGCAAQLFFFYFFATAEYFLLTIMSYDRYVAICKPLHYGTLLRSRACVHMAAAAWGTGFLWAVLHTVNTFSLPLCQGNTLDQFFCEIPQILKLSCSHSYLREVVLLVVNACLAFGCFVFIVVSYVQIFRVVLRIPSEQGRHKAFSTCLPHLAVVSLFISTAMFTYLKPHSISSPFLDLVLSFLYSVAPPAVNPLIYSMRNQEIKDVLKKLITRCYSDAINCSSSL, from the coding sequence atgtccaacagcagctccatcactgagttcctcctcctggcattcgcagacacacgggagctgcagctcttgcacttctggctcttcctgggcatctacctggctgccctcctgggcaacggcctcatcatcaccgccatcgcctgtgaccaccacctgcacacacccatgtacttcttcctcctcaacctctccctcctcgacctgggctccatctccaccactctccccaaagccatggacgattccctctgggacaacaggaacatctcctacttgggatgtgctgcacagctcttcttcttctatttctttgctacagcagagtatttccttctcaccatcatgtcctacgaccgctacgttgccatctgcaaacccctgcactacgggaccctcctgcgcagcagagcttgtgtccacatggcagcagctgcctggggcactgggtttctctgggctgtgctgcacactgtgaacacattttcacttccactctgccaaggcaacaccctggaccagttcttctgtgaaatcccccagatactcaagctctcctgctcacactcctacctcagggaagttgtgCTTCTTGTGGTCAATGCCTGTTTAgcatttggatgttttgttttcattgtggtgtcctatgtgcagatcttcagggtggtgctgaggatcccctctgagcagggacggcacaaagccttttccacgtgcctccctcacctggctgtagTCTCACTGTTTATCAGCACTGCCATGTTTACCTACCTGAAACCCcactccatctcctccccattcctggaCCTGGtgctgtcatttctgtactcagtggcgCCTCCAGCtgtgaaccccctcatctacagcatgaggaaccaggagatcaaggatgtcCTGAAGAAACTGATAACTAGATGTTATTCTGATGCAATAAATTGCTCATcttctttgtaa